AATTGCAGGCGACTGTGGAGCCGGAGATTTTTTTTACGCATCTGCCTTTTCGAACGTATGTGAGAAAAATCTGGCAGGCGAATATGATTTGTTTTTTATTCTTTATCTTATACACAACTCACTTAAATAGCCCTTTTCATATATTATCTACAGATTTTACTGCATTATAAATTCTTAAAGAATAAAAAAAGCACCTACCATTGTATTATGTAGATGCTTACTATTTATATATTTACTTTAACTTTTGTGTCAAATTCTTTTTCTAGTAATTTTATCTTATCCAAAAATTCATTAGAATTGAAATAGATATTATAATAATAACATCCAATATATTCTTCTGTATCTCCTTCATCAAGTAATCCCATACTTTCAAAAATGATAGATTCTTCTTTCTTGTTTATCCATCCATCAGGATTACGAATTATTAAAATTTCTTTCTTATCAACATTAAGTGCTTTAATAGCTGCATTAATAATTTCATCATCTGTTAAAATATTTGCACTAAAAAGTTCTCTGCTATCCATCATTTTTCACCGCCTTTAAAATATTTATGATCTTTAAAAACTCAGATTCTCATATTAATTGCGAATATATGTATTACTTTTATTATATAATTTTTTCCATTTACATTCAACGTCCTTTGGTAATTAAAGTTAGAAAGTTTTCTAACTTATATTTTTTAACCAGTTATATTCATCAATACTCTCTTGCTCATTTTTAAATATTTTCATTACTTTACCTAGCTCAATTGCGAATTCTACATAAGCTTTTCCTATTGCTGTAATACAATTTCCATCTTTAACAACATCCTTACTCACAATATTTACTTTATCATAGATATTTTTGTTTGTTTCATCTACCTTAAATCCAGCACTATCACCGTTAGCCTTTTTATTATCTAGTAACCCATAATAAGCCATGAGCTCAGCTCCACCGCAAATACCAGCGATGAGTTTATTTTTTTCATTTAATTTTAAAATAAATTCTTTTAATTCTATTTCTTCATACAGCTTACTTGATTCTCCTCCAGGTATAATAAAAAGATCAATATCTTCTGGATTTATATCCTCTATAACCTTATCAGGCAAAAACTTCTGTTTTTCTTCACTTATATAAATACGATTTTCTAAAGCAGCAGAAAACATTGAATCCCTGAATTCATTTGCTGCAAATACAACTTCAAACTCACAAAACCCTTCATAATACAATAAGCATACATTCATTATAAAAACCTCTTTCAATATTTTATTAAATCTATATTTTTGATATGTCTTTTAAAATTTCATCAATAACATCTCTTTTCATAACAATATTATGACCTGATATACAAGTATCAAAATCCATCTGACTATATCTTAAAAGTGTATTAATATATTTTTCTTTTTCGCAATATATACTAGGAATAAGCTCTTCAACTGAATCTCCAAGGTTATCACCTACGTCTATCACTTTATCTAACTCATCCACTACACTTATGGAATCAACTGTATGTCCAGGAGTGTGAATGATTCTTATTTTATCTTCCTCAAAATATAGTTCCTGTTCAAATAATAAATTAGGTAAATACATTTCCTCATTATACTTAATATATTCCTTATGCTTTTTCGACATGTCATCCCAATTATGTTCTATCATTTCTTTACATAATTTATGAGCTACAATAATCCCAGCTTTAAAAAAGCTATTTCCCAAAATATGATCCCAATGGTGATGCGTGTTAATAACTATTATATTTTTATTATCATTTTTTATATATTCCATAATTGATTCAAGATGTGAAGAACCAACTCCTGTATCAATTATATAATTGTATTTCTCCCCAATAATAAGATGAACATTTAAATTCCATCCTTCTTGAAAACTCTTATTAAATAAAATGTTTCTATTCTTCACTTTTTCAATTTTCATATTTTTATACTCTCTTTCTCTTAACCAATATTCTTTTACCATTATAAAATACAATGACTGACACCTTTATGTCAGTCATTGTATTTATAATATATATTTTTTATGTATTCTTGCATTTCTTTTCTCAGTTTCGTTGGAGCTAAAACTTCGCAATGTACCCCAAAACCTAACACGAATCTTTTTAATCCTTCATCATTAGGAAAAAAGCCTTCTACCATATACTTTTTATTATCTATTTTTTTAATTTTATCTTTTGAAAAATATTCACTTAGTTGTTCTCCAATTTCTTCAGAAAATATGAACTTAACAAAAATGCTGCTATCACTATAACTTTCCTTAAAGATTTTTTCTATTTCAACTTGAGATATATTTTTCTTTACAAAATTCTCACCAATCTTTATATTTCTTATTCTTACAAACTTAAATCTTCTGTAATTTTTTCTTATTCTACAAAAGCCAATAATATACCAATGTCCATCCGTAAATTCTATTTGGATAGGCTCCACTATTCTTTGAAAGCATTCCATTTTCCTATTTATATATTCAAAGATCAATAATTTGTTAGTCTCAATGGCCTGGTTTACCAAAAATAAATATTCTCTTAGTTCTTCTTCCATACTAAAGTGAGACATATCTATATTAAGCTTCTCATTTTCATTTTTTTCTCTTTTATATAAGGTTTCAAATTTTAATACAATATCATTAAACTGCTTATTCTTTCCAAATACATATTTTAAACTATCAATCATTGAAAGCAACGGTTCAATTTCATTTTTATTAAAAAATAGATTGCTTATATTATAATTTTCCATAACATAATAACCACCACCTTTGCCACCAGTTGCTCCTATAGGCACCCCAGCTTCACATATTTTATCTATATCTCTATAAATGGTTCTCAAGGATACTTCAAAATGTTCAGCTAATTCCTTCGCTGTAACCAATCCTTTTTGTGAAATAATTATTAAGATCGATAAAAATCTCTCTGCTCTCATAATTTAAATATTCAACCTACCTTCCTCCTCTGATTTTTCTAGTTATATAAAAATTCATAAATTAAAATAAACACCTACAACAAGCAGATGTTTAAATAAAATAGGATACAATATTCACTAATATAAAAACATATCCTATTCCTGCAAAAAATCCAGTTAGTAATCTTCTTATATTATTTGAATTCTTTATCTTAAGCAACTGCAAAAATCCATCAAAAGCCATTATGAATATTAGCAGCAAACTTATTTTTAAATTAATCTTAATTTTTATAATACTTAAAAATACTCCTAATATATTTCCTAAAAAGAGGCCTGTACATCTTGCACATACAGGAAACTGATAACCTCTAAAAGTAAAGCTTCTCTCATAAATTTGATGACAGCTGTATGCTCCAAGTTTCATTAAAAAAATCCATATTTTTGTTTTTTTGTCCATCAAACTACTTAAATCTCGCGCCACAATTTGCACATACTCGATACGTATTTGTTTCAGTCTTGCCTTCTCCCATACCGATTAAGCCGCAAAGTAAGCCTATAGGGCCAAAACAAATATATCCTAAACATCCTTTTCCTGCGCCAAACCCTTTTGTTGTTTCTGTAACATCACTTACTACATTAACATTTAAGCTACCGCACCTTGGACATCCAACATTAACTTTATTCATAAATTTATATCCTCCTTGTACAACTCAACTTCCATAATTATACTATATATGATATTATACTACAATACGTAACATATTTCTCTCTGATAAATACTCCTCATTATCTTACATTTAAAAGTTATAATCTATTCCAGTTAACGAAAATCAATTCATAATTTTCCTTATACTAAAAATACATAGTACCAAACCACCTGCTATAGGTAAAACATATGCAGGAACTAAATTTATAAATCCTCCGGACATAATTAATGCCATTGGAAGTATTATTTTGGCAAGACTTATGCCTATACATAATACCCTACCTCTAAATTCTTCAGGAATATCCTTCTGCAATATATAAAATAAAGGGATATCTATAAAAGATATGGATATTCCAGCTATTATCATAATGAGTATAAAGTATATTAAGTAAAATATTTCATTAAATAATTCATAGTATAATATCACAGAAAAACCAATAGCAACCATACTAAAAGATAGTAAAATGCTCGCCCACCTAACAATTTCTGTATATGAATATTTCTTCATAAACCCTTTGATCAAAAAAGCACCTAAAATCATTCCTAATGACCAAGCACCATTTATAACTCCTAGAAAATTCGCATCAAGTTTTAAAATATTATTAATAATATATGGCATTGGAACTTCTATTGATAAACCAATACAAAAGTTTAATATAACAAAAATTTTAAACATATTAATAATTTTTTTTTCAGTTTTTAGAAAAGTAATTCCTTCAACAATATCAGCAATAAAGTTAATCTCTGCTTTTACCTTATTACTCTCTTTGCAATTAAAACTAAAATCTATAAAGAGTTGTAATACTGCAGACAATGCAAAAGATAAGCCATTGATAAAAATAAAAAATTTTACATCTAAAGAAACAAATACTATTCCACCAATTGATGGCCCAAGTATCGCTGCTGTTGATTCAATAACTTTAATTATAGAATTCATTGAAATCAGTTTTTCGTCTGATACTAAATTTGCTTTTACAGCTTCAATACTTATTCCATATACAGTAGTAAATACATTTAAGAGAAAGGTACTTACATATATCATCGATAAATTTAAAGTACTCCTACAAGTTACAACATATAAACCTATAAATAAAATGCCATTTAGCATATCAGTAATTATTGCTAAAAGTTTTTTATCTAGTCTATCTGCCAAAACACCTGCAAATGGATTTACAAGTATTGTTGATAAGACGCTCACCGATAATGTTACTGCAAAACTCAATCCTGAACCAGTGATCCTTAATACATATAAGCCTATAGCAAAATTATAAATGGCTGTGCCTAATAAAGATATGCTGCTTGCTACTGAAAATAGCATAATATTTGAAATTTCCTTATTCTTTATAATATTTTTAAATGATAATAATGAATATAACATTTTATTTCACGCTCACTTTCTTTAGGGCTAATTTATTCTGTCTATAACTCCCTAAAGTTAGTTTAAATCATTGGCTTGATCCAACATCAAGTCCATTAATTATTAAATTTTATTCTAAAATTAATAAAAGAT
The window above is part of the Clostridium saccharoperbutylacetonicum N1-4(HMT) genome. Proteins encoded here:
- a CDS encoding DJ-1/PfpI family protein; its protein translation is MNVCLLYYEGFCEFEVVFAANEFRDSMFSAALENRIYISEEKQKFLPDKVIEDINPEDIDLFIIPGGESSKLYEEIELKEFILKLNEKNKLIAGICGGAELMAYYGLLDNKKANGDSAGFKVDETNKNIYDKVNIVSKDVVKDGNCITAIGKAYVEFAIELGKVMKIFKNEQESIDEYNWLKNIS
- a CDS encoding MBL fold metallo-hydrolase: MYFIMVKEYWLREREYKNMKIEKVKNRNILFNKSFQEGWNLNVHLIIGEKYNYIIDTGVGSSHLESIMEYIKNDNKNIIVINTHHHWDHILGNSFFKAGIIVAHKLCKEMIEHNWDDMSKKHKEYIKYNEEMYLPNLLFEQELYFEEDKIRIIHTPGHTVDSISVVDELDKVIDVGDNLGDSVEELIPSIYCEKEKYINTLLRYSQMDFDTCISGHNIVMKRDVIDEILKDISKI
- a CDS encoding helix-turn-helix transcriptional regulator → MRAERFLSILIIISQKGLVTAKELAEHFEVSLRTIYRDIDKICEAGVPIGATGGKGGGYYVMENYNISNLFFNKNEIEPLLSMIDSLKYVFGKNKQFNDIVLKFETLYKREKNENEKLNIDMSHFSMEEELREYLFLVNQAIETNKLLIFEYINRKMECFQRIVEPIQIEFTDGHWYIIGFCRIRKNYRRFKFVRIRNIKIGENFVKKNISQVEIEKIFKESYSDSSIFVKFIFSEEIGEQLSEYFSKDKIKKIDNKKYMVEGFFPNDEGLKRFVLGFGVHCEVLAPTKLRKEMQEYIKNIYYKYND
- a CDS encoding DUF2085 domain-containing protein, translated to MARDLSSLMDKKTKIWIFLMKLGAYSCHQIYERSFTFRGYQFPVCARCTGLFLGNILGVFLSIIKIKINLKISLLLIFIMAFDGFLQLLKIKNSNNIRRLLTGFFAGIGYVFILVNIVSYFI
- a CDS encoding MFS transporter: MLYSLLSFKNIIKNKEISNIMLFSVASSISLLGTAIYNFAIGLYVLRITGSGLSFAVTLSVSVLSTILVNPFAGVLADRLDKKLLAIITDMLNGILFIGLYVVTCRSTLNLSMIYVSTFLLNVFTTVYGISIEAVKANLVSDEKLISMNSIIKVIESTAAILGPSIGGIVFVSLDVKFFIFINGLSFALSAVLQLFIDFSFNCKESNKVKAEINFIADIVEGITFLKTEKKIINMFKIFVILNFCIGLSIEVPMPYIINNILKLDANFLGVINGAWSLGMILGAFLIKGFMKKYSYTEIVRWASILLSFSMVAIGFSVILYYELFNEIFYLIYFILIMIIAGISISFIDIPLFYILQKDIPEEFRGRVLCIGISLAKIILPMALIMSGGFINLVPAYVLPIAGGLVLCIFSIRKIMN